The nucleotide sequence ATGATGTCTTCATCAGAAGCAAAGTTGATCATGTGATCTATATTCCACCCACATTGGAATTTTTAGCTCCGATACTTACCATTATTCCACTCCAATTGTTGGCCTATTTTATTGCGGTGCGACGAGGATGTGATGTAGATCGGCCAAGAAATCTGGCAAAAAGTGTGACTGTTGAATGAGGGAAGGATATGAGAATTTTAAGAATAATCATTTGCCCTTTGCTCTTATTGTTTTTGTCACAAGCTATGATCTCTCATTCGTTTCTCATGGCGCAAACCATTCGCGTCGATGGTGCTCGGTATGTGCCAGAGGTAGAAATAACCTTCAGTGAGGGGGTGAATGAGTATCGCAATCAGAACTACCCGCGCGCCACTGATATCTTTGAATCTCTGTTGTATCGAACGCCATTGCATCAGCGCATCACCGCTACCTATTTGATGCTGGGAAAGAGCTATTATAAGATGGGCTTATATAAAAAATCTGTCTCGGTCCTCAATGAATTGATCGAAAAATATCCTCAGAGCAACTATTTGGATGATGCCTATTACACCCTGGGTTTTAACTACTATGCCCAGGCCGATTATCTCAATTCGCTAAAGGCGTTTCTATGGGTTGCGGATTTTGGGAAGGCAAAGAAGCTGGTTGAGAAAAGTCGTAACAATGCGTTGAAGATCATTGATTCTAACATTGCGTTTACAGAACTGCAGAGCTTGAAGGATCAAATCACCAGCCCGATCGCTTCTGCGATTGTGACGATTAAATTATCGCAGCGCTACTTGGAGCAAGGCAATCGGGACCAGGCGATCTCTTTGCTTCAAAATTTCGTCCAAAAATTTCCAGACAACCCATATTTGGCCAACGTGAAGCAACTGCTGACCAAAACCAATTTGTCAGCTCCGTCGGCCGACGTTGTCATTGGCGTGATCCTGCCATTGTCTGGCACCTATAGTCAACAAGCCCGATCTTTGCTGACCGGCATGCAATATGTTCAGAAAAAATTCAATGACACATCGCAAGTAAAGATCAGGTTGGTGGTGAAAGATTCGGAAGGCGATATCGTGAAGGCGGTGAAAGCAGCGCAGGAGTTAGCCCGTGACAACCAGATAGCGGCAATTATCGGCGAACTGGAGTTAGAGAAAACCGTTGCCGTGGCCGCCGTGCTCGATGGATTTAATATCCCGTTGATTGTCCCAGCGACATCTGGCAATGGGATTGCCTCCATCAATAATTACATTTTTCAACTTAATTCCGACCTTGAGACGCGCGGCAAACAAATAGCCCGATATGCAATGCAGCAATTAGGCCTAAAGACCTTTGCCACGTTAGCGCCAGCCGATAGCTATGGCAAGGATATGACTGATAGTTTTACCGCCACGGTAGACCAATTGGGCGGGAAAATTGTCGCTCAAAAATGGTATTATGCCGATGCCCAGGACCTCAGTCGTCAATTTAAAAGCATCCGCGATCTGGGCTTTCAGCTCAGTAACAAAGACTCTTTGGTCCGATACTTTAGCAGGGAACTCGATGATTTTCGGATGGAAAAGGTTCCAGTCACAGGTATTGATGGTGTGTTTTTCCCTTGCTACACCGAAGAGATCCAATATCTTGCTCCGCAGTTCGCCTATGCCAATCTGCGAGCAAAAATTTTCGGTGGGGAATATTGGTACGACCTCGAGAAACTCCGAGCCAATCAG is from candidate division KSB1 bacterium and encodes:
- a CDS encoding ABC transporter substrate-binding protein, with the translated sequence MRILRIIICPLLLLFLSQAMISHSFLMAQTIRVDGARYVPEVEITFSEGVNEYRNQNYPRATDIFESLLYRTPLHQRITATYLMLGKSYYKMGLYKKSVSVLNELIEKYPQSNYLDDAYYTLGFNYYAQADYLNSLKAFLWVADFGKAKKLVEKSRNNALKIIDSNIAFTELQSLKDQITSPIASAIVTIKLSQRYLEQGNRDQAISLLQNFVQKFPDNPYLANVKQLLTKTNLSAPSADVVIGVILPLSGTYSQQARSLLTGMQYVQKKFNDTSQVKIRLVVKDSEGDIVKAVKAAQELARDNQIAAIIGELELEKTVAVAAVLDGFNIPLIVPATSGNGIASINNYIFQLNSDLETRGKQIARYAMQQLGLKTFATLAPADSYGKDMTDSFTATVDQLGGKIVAQKWYYADAQDLSRQFKSIRDLGFQLSNKDSLVRYFSRELDDFRMEKVPVTGIDGVFFPCYTEEIQYLAPQFAYANLRAKIFGGEYWYDLEKLRANQNYVDGIVFCSSYYVDETSVDFIKFRNDFRIVTKRTPEIMELYGCDALSVLAHAIGHRKQNRQEIRDFLDELDKFPGIKGPITFKGNGRVNSEVRILTFKNGRIELLR